From one Oncorhynchus clarkii lewisi isolate Uvic-CL-2024 chromosome 6, UVic_Ocla_1.0, whole genome shotgun sequence genomic stretch:
- the LOC139412475 gene encoding butyrophilin subfamily 1 member A1-like, which translates to SSLSEMMWTLTDCLRVTLLLLLQRAISEKFEVLNPTRDIAAVAGDDIILPCYIKPNISAEDMSVEWFRFNLPDTQSNIRVHLYQDGRDKYHDQISSYRGRTSLFKEELKKGNTSLKLTRVQGTDDGFYKCLVQSKTYYDDATVHVYITATGSKPEVFIEGEKEGGVALLCVTKGWFPEPELEWLDSEGVTLSAGSSETDRDYEGFYIVKLKTIVKDTDTNVFTCRLRQKQLHEVMETEFHVPSELFLFYTHTWRVAFVVIVSLGVVLVSIINVAILAFNIWRWNGLRNDYDFVNMKGSPELETIRNHAVNVTLDPDTAHPQLILSEDGKQVRCGDIKQDLPDNPERFDTGHYVLGKEGFSSGRFYYEVQVKGKTGWTLGVATESINRKRKIDLNTENGCWTLCLMDGKYNIFTGPSVHLSPREKPQKVGVFVDYEEGQVSFYNVEARSHIFSFTGYTFTEKLYPLFYSGTIDNSAPLVITPVDVPD; encoded by the exons TCCTCTCTTTCAGAAATGATGTGGACTTTGACAGACTGTCTGCGTGTTACTCTCCTGCTTCTCCTCCAAAGAGCAATCTCTG AGAAATTTGAGGTTCTTAATCCGACTCGTGACATTGCTGCTGTGGCTGGTGATGACATCATTCTGCCCTGTTACATCAAACCCAACATCAGCGCTGAGGACATGAGTGTTGAATGGTTCAGATTCAACCTCCCAGACACTCAGTCAAACATTCGTGTCCATCTCTACCAAGACGGCAGAGACAAATACCATGATCAGATCAGCTCCTACAGGGGAAGGACATCGTTGTTTAAAGAGGAACTGAAGAAGGGCAACACCTCTTTGAAACTGACCAGGGTACAAGGAACTGATGATGGATTTTACAAATGTCTTGTTCAGTCTAAGACCTATTATGATGATGCTACTGTTCACGTCTACATAACAG CTACAGGATCCAAGCCAGAGGTTTTcattgagggagagaaagaaggaggggtGGCTCTGCTGTGTGTAACTAAAGGCTGGTTCCCTGAGCCTGAGTTGGAGTGGCTGGACAGTGAAGGGGTCACTCTGTCTGCTGGAtcttcagagacagacagggactatgagggatTCTACATAGTCAAATTAAAGACCATCGTAAAGGACACTGACACCAACGTCTTTACCTGCAGACTGAGACAGAAGCAGCTCCATGAGGTGATGGAGACAGAGTTTCACGTCCCTA GTGAGCTGTTccttttttacacacacacatggagagtGGCGTTTGTAGTAATTGTCTCTCTGGGCGTTGTCCTTGTGAGCATTATCAATGTGGCCATATTAGCCTTCAACATCTGGCGCTGGAATGGTTTGCGCAATGACTATG ATTTTGTAAACATGAAGGGGAGTCCAG AACTTGAAACCATCAGAAATCATGCAG TGAATGTGACTCTAGATCCTGATACAGCACATCCCCAACTCATCCTGTCTGAAGACGGGAAACAAGTGAGATGTGGAGACATTAAACAGGATCTCCCTGACAACCCAGAGAGGTTTGATACTGgtcactatgtcctgggaaaggAGGGTTTCTCCTCAGGGAGATTCTACTATGAGGTGCAGGTGAAGGGGAAGACTGGGTGGACTTTAGGGGTGGCCACAGAGTCAATCAACAGGAAGAGGAAGATTGACCTGAACACTGAGAATGGATGCTGGACTTTGTGTCTGATGGATGGAAAGTATAACATTTTCACTGGTCCCTCTGTCCACCTCTCCCCGAGAGAGAAGCCCCAGAAGGTGGGGGTGTTTGTGGATTATGAGGAGGGTCAGGTCTCCTTCTataatgtggaggccaggtctcatATCTTCTCTTTCACTGGCTACACCTTCACTGAGAAACTCTATCCATTATTTTATTCTGGTACTATTGATAACTCAGCCCCACTGGTCATCACTCCTGTAGATGTTCCTGACTGA